Proteins found in one Plodia interpunctella isolate USDA-ARS_2022_Savannah chromosome 24, ilPloInte3.2, whole genome shotgun sequence genomic segment:
- the Unc-115a gene encoding actin-binding LIM protein 3 isoform X6 has protein sequence MRPKEEADAKVQSGTFILSEKIDDSKSKRSEKEIKKEMKRLEKEKQEREKRERKAREKEKEREKQAKKGKVVCGACGGKCSGEVLRVSDKYFHTACFTCRTCSASLARGGFFCKDSHYYCPQDYQRAFGTRCAACNQYVEGEVVSALGNTYHQKCFTCARCKLAFPSGEKVTYTGAEVVCSSCVAPAAQRQTARTRSPLSSATPDPRPSSGDTRDDHDQNECAGCGQELSEGQALVALDRQWHTWCFLCGECGCVLQGEYMGRGGVPYCERDYQRLHGVRCAYCQRYISGKVLQAGENHHFHPTCARCSKCGDPFGDGEEMFLQGAAIWHPRCGPAPHDPRAADRASSEMQYGYGRAVSPGLTLREYREGAACSPHRITTYSYLTGEPHYLRRPLQPYDRPPTSPHFHRPHTQQNSRASSRAGASSKASSRPGMRALVDSMRSETPRPKSPHMNNEEPIELSHYPAAYKPPPGTQPKIERDDFPAPPYPYTDPERRRRWSDTYKGVESDSDEAPPNGAPNGAPNGHLNGHAPADPQLRKEHTELSKIQTGIAQVFLKEVKEREKLQQWKKQNLDPRNASRTPSASREPLPRLRYSSPLGASPSRQLTTDLSQPQTDCYSDLASHHHIPSYNVMHAAPRPGYGLRSATLPAALPHHHHCNVSTGDFTFSGMGDKTHSTDFSSGKSDISAGSITDVDRSAVTTDGVTAVSAAALGAARGGLGPRGGSGGVRRSLPNMATSHLLHEPAKLYPYHLLLISNYRLPPDTDRLNLERHLSDAEFEAILQVSRPEFYRLPQWRRNELKRRARLF, from the exons gcaAAGTGGTGTGCGGCGCGTGCGGTGGTAAGTGCAGCGGCGAGGTGCTCCGCGTGTCCGACAAGTACTTCCACACCGCGTGCTTCACCTGCCGCACCTGCTCCGCCTCGCTCGCCCGCGGCGGCTTCTTCTGCAAGGACTCGCACTATTACTGTCCCCAG GACTACCAGCGCGCGTTCGGCACGCGGTGCGCGGCGTGCAACCAGTACGTGGAGGGGGAGGTGGTGTCCGCGCTCGGGAACACCTACCATCAGAAATGCTTCACCTGCGCGAGGTGCAA ACTCGCATTCCCGTCAGGCGAGAAGGTGACGTACACAGGCGCGGAGGTGGTGTGCTCCAGCTGCGTGGCGCCGGCGGCGCAGCGTCAGACCGCGCGCACGCGCTCGCCGCTGAGCTCGGCCACGCCCGACCCGCGTCCGTCCAGCGGCGACACGCGCGACGACCACGATCAAAACG aaTGTGCGGGCTGCGGTCAGGAGCTATCAGAAGGTCAGGCGCTGGTCGCCTTAGACAG acaatgGCACACTTGGTGCTTTTTGTGTGGCGAGTGCGGTTGTGTGCTGCAAGGCGAGTACATGGGGCGCGGCGGCGTGCCCTACTGCGAACGCGACTACCAGCGGCTGCACGGCGTGCGCTGCGCCTACTGCCAGCGATACATATCTGGCAAGGTGCTACAG GCGGGCGAGAACCACCACTTCCACCCGACGTGCGCGCGCTGCAGCAAGTGCGGGGACCCCTTCGGCGACGGCGAGGAGATGTTCTTGCAGG GCGCGGCCATCTGGCACCCGCGCTGCGGCCCCGCGCCGCACGACCCGCGCGCGGCCGACCGCGCCTCCTCCGAGATGCAG TACGGGTACGGACGCGCGGTGTCGCCGGGGCTGACGCTGCGCGAGTACCGCGAGGGCGCCGCGTGTTCGCCGCACCGCATCACCACGTACTCGTATCTCACGGGCGAGCCGCACTACCTGCGTCGTCCGCTGCAGCCCTACGACCGCCCGCCCACCTCGCCGCACTTCCACCGTCCGCACACGCAG CAGAACTCGCGGGCGTCGTCGCGCGCGGGCGCCAGCAGCAAGGCGTCGTCGCGGCCCGGCATGCGGGCGCTCGTGGACTCCATGCGCTCAGAGACTCCGCGGCCCAAGTCTCCGCACATGAACAATGAG GAGCCTATCGAGTTATCTCACTACCCGGCCGCATACAAGCCTCCGCCGGGCACGCAGCCCAAGATAGAGAGAGACGATTTCCCCGCCCCGCCCTACCCTTATACAGACCCTG AGCGTCGCCGCCGCTGGTCGGACACGTACAAGGGCGTGGAGTCGGACTCAGACGAGGCGCCCCCCAACGGCGCCCCCAACGGCGCCCCCAACGGGCACCTCAACGGCCACGCGCCCGCCGACCCGCAGCTCAGGAAGGAGCACACCGAGCTCAGCAAGATACAGACCGGAATTGCACAG GTATTTCTGAAAGAAGTGAAGGAGAGAGAGAAGCTGCAGCAGTGGAAGAAGCAGAACCTGGACCCGAGGAACGCGAGCAG GACGCCGTCGGCGTCGCGCGAGCCGCTGCCGCGCCTGCGCTACTCCTCGCCGCTGGGCGCGTCGCCCTCGCGCCAGCTCACCACCGACCTCTCGCAGCCGCAGACCGACTGCTACTCCGACCTCGCCAGCCACCACCACATACCCTCATACAATG TAATGCACGCTGCCCCGCGGCCCGGCTACGGCCTGCGCTCGGCCACGTTGCCCGCCGCGCTGCCCCACCATCACCACTGCAACGTGAGTACT GGCGACTTCACATTCAGCGGCATGGGCGACAAGACGCATAGCACAGACTTCAGCAGCGGCAAGTCAGACA TTTCTGCCGGCTCCATAACAGACGTGGATAGAAGTGCTGTG ACGACGGACGGCGTGACGGCGGTGAGCGCGGCGGCGCTgggcgcggcgcgcggcgggCTGGGGCCGCGCGGGGGCTCAG GCGGCGTGCGGCGCTCGCTGCCCAACATGGCGACGAGCCACCTCCTGCACGAGCCCGCCAAGCTCTACCCCTACCACCTGCTGCTCATCTCCAACTACCGCTTGCCGCCCGACACCGACCGCCTCAACCTGGAG CGGCACCTGTCGGACGCGGAGTTCGAGGCGATCCTGCAAGTGAGCCGGCCGGAGTTCTACCGCCTGCCGCAGTGGCGCCGCAACGAGCTCAAGCGCCGCGCGCGCCTCTTCTAG
- the Unc-115a gene encoding actin-binding LIM protein 3 isoform X2 yields the protein MRPKEEADAKVQSGTFILSEKIDDSKSKRSEKEIKKEMKRLEKEKQEREKRERKAREKEKEREKQAKKGKVVCGACGGKCSGEVLRVSDKYFHTACFTCRTCSASLARGGFFCKDSHYYCPQDYQRAFGTRCAACNQYVEGEVVSALGNTYHQKCFTCARCKLAFPSGEKVTYTGAEVVCSSCVAPAAQRQTARTRSPLSSATPDPRPSSGDTRDDHDQNECAGCGQELSEGQALVALDRQWHTWCFLCGECGCVLQGEYMGRGGVPYCERDYQRLHGVRCAYCQRYISGKVLQAGENHHFHPTCARCSKCGDPFGDGEEMFLQGAAIWHPRCGPAPHDPRAADRASSEMQFSLRSRTPSVNGSYCSPYSSLTRKYGYGRAVSPGLTLREYREGAACSPHRITTYSYLTGEPHYLRRPLQPYDRPPTSPHFHRPHTQNSRASSRAGASSKASSRPGMRALVDSMRSETPRPKSPHMNNEEPIELSHYPAAYKPPPGTQPKIERDDFPAPPYPYTDPERRRRWSDTYKGVESDSDEAPPNGAPNGAPNGHLNGHAPADPQLRKEHTELSKIQTGIAQVFLKEVKEREKLQQWKKQNLDPRNASRTPSASREPLPRLRYSSPLGASPSRQLTTDLSQPQTDCYSDLASHHHIPSYNVMHAAPRPGYGLRSATLPAALPHHHHCNVSTGDFTFSGMGDKTHSTDFSSGKSDISAGSITDVDRSAVTTDGVTAVSAAALGAARGGLGPRGGSGGVRRSLPNMATSHLLHEPAKLYPYHLLLISNYRLPPDTDRLNLERHLSDAEFEAILQVSRPEFYRLPQWRRNELKRRARLF from the exons gcaAAGTGGTGTGCGGCGCGTGCGGTGGTAAGTGCAGCGGCGAGGTGCTCCGCGTGTCCGACAAGTACTTCCACACCGCGTGCTTCACCTGCCGCACCTGCTCCGCCTCGCTCGCCCGCGGCGGCTTCTTCTGCAAGGACTCGCACTATTACTGTCCCCAG GACTACCAGCGCGCGTTCGGCACGCGGTGCGCGGCGTGCAACCAGTACGTGGAGGGGGAGGTGGTGTCCGCGCTCGGGAACACCTACCATCAGAAATGCTTCACCTGCGCGAGGTGCAA ACTCGCATTCCCGTCAGGCGAGAAGGTGACGTACACAGGCGCGGAGGTGGTGTGCTCCAGCTGCGTGGCGCCGGCGGCGCAGCGTCAGACCGCGCGCACGCGCTCGCCGCTGAGCTCGGCCACGCCCGACCCGCGTCCGTCCAGCGGCGACACGCGCGACGACCACGATCAAAACG aaTGTGCGGGCTGCGGTCAGGAGCTATCAGAAGGTCAGGCGCTGGTCGCCTTAGACAG acaatgGCACACTTGGTGCTTTTTGTGTGGCGAGTGCGGTTGTGTGCTGCAAGGCGAGTACATGGGGCGCGGCGGCGTGCCCTACTGCGAACGCGACTACCAGCGGCTGCACGGCGTGCGCTGCGCCTACTGCCAGCGATACATATCTGGCAAGGTGCTACAG GCGGGCGAGAACCACCACTTCCACCCGACGTGCGCGCGCTGCAGCAAGTGCGGGGACCCCTTCGGCGACGGCGAGGAGATGTTCTTGCAGG GCGCGGCCATCTGGCACCCGCGCTGCGGCCCCGCGCCGCACGACCCGCGCGCGGCCGACCGCGCCTCCTCCGAGATGCAG TTCTCTCTGCGCTCGCGCACGCCGAGCGTCAACGGCTCCTACTGCAGCCCCTACAGTAGCCTCACCCGCAAG TACGGGTACGGACGCGCGGTGTCGCCGGGGCTGACGCTGCGCGAGTACCGCGAGGGCGCCGCGTGTTCGCCGCACCGCATCACCACGTACTCGTATCTCACGGGCGAGCCGCACTACCTGCGTCGTCCGCTGCAGCCCTACGACCGCCCGCCCACCTCGCCGCACTTCCACCGTCCGCACACGCAG AACTCGCGGGCGTCGTCGCGCGCGGGCGCCAGCAGCAAGGCGTCGTCGCGGCCCGGCATGCGGGCGCTCGTGGACTCCATGCGCTCAGAGACTCCGCGGCCCAAGTCTCCGCACATGAACAATGAG GAGCCTATCGAGTTATCTCACTACCCGGCCGCATACAAGCCTCCGCCGGGCACGCAGCCCAAGATAGAGAGAGACGATTTCCCCGCCCCGCCCTACCCTTATACAGACCCTG AGCGTCGCCGCCGCTGGTCGGACACGTACAAGGGCGTGGAGTCGGACTCAGACGAGGCGCCCCCCAACGGCGCCCCCAACGGCGCCCCCAACGGGCACCTCAACGGCCACGCGCCCGCCGACCCGCAGCTCAGGAAGGAGCACACCGAGCTCAGCAAGATACAGACCGGAATTGCACAG GTATTTCTGAAAGAAGTGAAGGAGAGAGAGAAGCTGCAGCAGTGGAAGAAGCAGAACCTGGACCCGAGGAACGCGAGCAG GACGCCGTCGGCGTCGCGCGAGCCGCTGCCGCGCCTGCGCTACTCCTCGCCGCTGGGCGCGTCGCCCTCGCGCCAGCTCACCACCGACCTCTCGCAGCCGCAGACCGACTGCTACTCCGACCTCGCCAGCCACCACCACATACCCTCATACAATG TAATGCACGCTGCCCCGCGGCCCGGCTACGGCCTGCGCTCGGCCACGTTGCCCGCCGCGCTGCCCCACCATCACCACTGCAACGTGAGTACT GGCGACTTCACATTCAGCGGCATGGGCGACAAGACGCATAGCACAGACTTCAGCAGCGGCAAGTCAGACA TTTCTGCCGGCTCCATAACAGACGTGGATAGAAGTGCTGTG ACGACGGACGGCGTGACGGCGGTGAGCGCGGCGGCGCTgggcgcggcgcgcggcgggCTGGGGCCGCGCGGGGGCTCAG GCGGCGTGCGGCGCTCGCTGCCCAACATGGCGACGAGCCACCTCCTGCACGAGCCCGCCAAGCTCTACCCCTACCACCTGCTGCTCATCTCCAACTACCGCTTGCCGCCCGACACCGACCGCCTCAACCTGGAG CGGCACCTGTCGGACGCGGAGTTCGAGGCGATCCTGCAAGTGAGCCGGCCGGAGTTCTACCGCCTGCCGCAGTGGCGCCGCAACGAGCTCAAGCGCCGCGCGCGCCTCTTCTAG
- the Unc-115a gene encoding actin-binding LIM protein 3 isoform X7, with amino-acid sequence MRPKEEADAKVQSGTFILSEKIDDSKSKRSEKEIKKEMKRLEKEKQEREKRERKAREKEKEREKQAKKGKVVCGACGGKCSGEVLRVSDKYFHTACFTCRTCSASLARGGFFCKDSHYYCPQDYQRAFGTRCAACNQYVEGEVVSALGNTYHQKCFTCARCKLAFPSGEKVTYTGAEVVCSSCVAPAAQRQTARTRSPLSSATPDPRPSSGDTRDDHDQNECAGCGQELSEGQALVALDRQWHTWCFLCGECGCVLQGEYMGRGGVPYCERDYQRLHGVRCAYCQRYISGKVLQAGENHHFHPTCARCSKCGDPFGDGEEMFLQGAAIWHPRCGPAPHDPRAADRASSEMQFSLRSRTPSVNGSYCSPYSSLTRKYGYGRAVSPGLTLREYREGAACSPHRITTYSYLTGEPHYLRRPLQPYDRPPTSPHFHRPHTQQNSRASSRAGASSKASSRPGMRALVDSMRSETPRPKSPHMNNEEPIELSHYPAAYKPPPGTQPKIERDDFPAPPYPYTDPERRRRWSDTYKGVESDSDEAPPNGAPNGAPNGHLNGHAPADPQLRKEHTELSKIQTGIAQVFLKEVKEREKLQQWKKQNLDPRNASSNARCPAARLRPALGHVARRAAPPSPLQLVSSLRAAPRPGYGLANRSHTFSSSTAGDFTFSGMGDKTHSTDFSSGKSDISAGSITDVDRSAVTTDGVTAVSAAALGAARGGLGPRGGSGGVRRSLPNMATSHLLHEPAKLYPYHLLLISNYRLPPDTDRLNLERHLSDAEFEAILQVSRPEFYRLPQWRRNELKRRARLF; translated from the exons gcaAAGTGGTGTGCGGCGCGTGCGGTGGTAAGTGCAGCGGCGAGGTGCTCCGCGTGTCCGACAAGTACTTCCACACCGCGTGCTTCACCTGCCGCACCTGCTCCGCCTCGCTCGCCCGCGGCGGCTTCTTCTGCAAGGACTCGCACTATTACTGTCCCCAG GACTACCAGCGCGCGTTCGGCACGCGGTGCGCGGCGTGCAACCAGTACGTGGAGGGGGAGGTGGTGTCCGCGCTCGGGAACACCTACCATCAGAAATGCTTCACCTGCGCGAGGTGCAA ACTCGCATTCCCGTCAGGCGAGAAGGTGACGTACACAGGCGCGGAGGTGGTGTGCTCCAGCTGCGTGGCGCCGGCGGCGCAGCGTCAGACCGCGCGCACGCGCTCGCCGCTGAGCTCGGCCACGCCCGACCCGCGTCCGTCCAGCGGCGACACGCGCGACGACCACGATCAAAACG aaTGTGCGGGCTGCGGTCAGGAGCTATCAGAAGGTCAGGCGCTGGTCGCCTTAGACAG acaatgGCACACTTGGTGCTTTTTGTGTGGCGAGTGCGGTTGTGTGCTGCAAGGCGAGTACATGGGGCGCGGCGGCGTGCCCTACTGCGAACGCGACTACCAGCGGCTGCACGGCGTGCGCTGCGCCTACTGCCAGCGATACATATCTGGCAAGGTGCTACAG GCGGGCGAGAACCACCACTTCCACCCGACGTGCGCGCGCTGCAGCAAGTGCGGGGACCCCTTCGGCGACGGCGAGGAGATGTTCTTGCAGG GCGCGGCCATCTGGCACCCGCGCTGCGGCCCCGCGCCGCACGACCCGCGCGCGGCCGACCGCGCCTCCTCCGAGATGCAG TTCTCTCTGCGCTCGCGCACGCCGAGCGTCAACGGCTCCTACTGCAGCCCCTACAGTAGCCTCACCCGCAAG TACGGGTACGGACGCGCGGTGTCGCCGGGGCTGACGCTGCGCGAGTACCGCGAGGGCGCCGCGTGTTCGCCGCACCGCATCACCACGTACTCGTATCTCACGGGCGAGCCGCACTACCTGCGTCGTCCGCTGCAGCCCTACGACCGCCCGCCCACCTCGCCGCACTTCCACCGTCCGCACACGCAG CAGAACTCGCGGGCGTCGTCGCGCGCGGGCGCCAGCAGCAAGGCGTCGTCGCGGCCCGGCATGCGGGCGCTCGTGGACTCCATGCGCTCAGAGACTCCGCGGCCCAAGTCTCCGCACATGAACAATGAG GAGCCTATCGAGTTATCTCACTACCCGGCCGCATACAAGCCTCCGCCGGGCACGCAGCCCAAGATAGAGAGAGACGATTTCCCCGCCCCGCCCTACCCTTATACAGACCCTG AGCGTCGCCGCCGCTGGTCGGACACGTACAAGGGCGTGGAGTCGGACTCAGACGAGGCGCCCCCCAACGGCGCCCCCAACGGCGCCCCCAACGGGCACCTCAACGGCCACGCGCCCGCCGACCCGCAGCTCAGGAAGGAGCACACCGAGCTCAGCAAGATACAGACCGGAATTGCACAG GTATTTCTGAAAGAAGTGAAGGAGAGAGAGAAGCTGCAGCAGTGGAAGAAGCAGAACCTGGACCCGAGGAACGCGAGCAG TAATGCACGCTGCCCCGCGGCCCGGCTACGGCCTGCGCTCGGCCACGTTGCCCGCCGCGCTGCCCCACCATCACCACTGCAAC TGGTGTCGTCGCTGCGCGCGGCGCCGCGACCGGGCTACGGGCTCGCCAACCGCTCGCACACCTTCTCCTCCAGCACGGCG GGCGACTTCACATTCAGCGGCATGGGCGACAAGACGCATAGCACAGACTTCAGCAGCGGCAAGTCAGACA TTTCTGCCGGCTCCATAACAGACGTGGATAGAAGTGCTGTG ACGACGGACGGCGTGACGGCGGTGAGCGCGGCGGCGCTgggcgcggcgcgcggcgggCTGGGGCCGCGCGGGGGCTCAG GCGGCGTGCGGCGCTCGCTGCCCAACATGGCGACGAGCCACCTCCTGCACGAGCCCGCCAAGCTCTACCCCTACCACCTGCTGCTCATCTCCAACTACCGCTTGCCGCCCGACACCGACCGCCTCAACCTGGAG CGGCACCTGTCGGACGCGGAGTTCGAGGCGATCCTGCAAGTGAGCCGGCCGGAGTTCTACCGCCTGCCGCAGTGGCGCCGCAACGAGCTCAAGCGCCGCGCGCGCCTCTTCTAG
- the Unc-115a gene encoding actin-binding LIM protein 3 isoform X3: MRPKEEADAKVQSGTFILSEKIDDSKSKRSEKEIKKEMKRLEKEKQEREKRERKAREKEKEREKQAKKGKVVCGACGGKCSGEVLRVSDKYFHTACFTCRTCSASLARGGFFCKDSHYYCPQDYQRAFGTRCAACNQYVEGEVVSALGNTYHQKCFTCARCKLAFPSGEKVTYTGAEVVCSSCVAPAAQRQTARTRSPLSSATPDPRPSSGDTRDDHDQNECAGCGQELSEGQALVALDRQWHTWCFLCGECGCVLQGEYMGRGGVPYCERDYQRLHGVRCAYCQRYISGKVLQAGENHHFHPTCARCSKCGDPFGDGEEMFLQGAAIWHPRCGPAPHDPRAADRASSEMQFSLRSRTPSVNGSYCSPYSSLTRKYGYGRAVSPGLTLREYREGAACSPHRITTYSYLTGEPHYLRRPLQPYDRPPTSPHFHRPHTQQNSRASSRAGASSKASSRPGMRALVDSMRSETPRPKSPHMNNEEPIELSHYPAAYKPPPGTQPKIERDDFPAPPYPYTDPERRRRWSDTYKGVESDSDEAPPNGAPNGAPNGHLNGHAPADPQLRKEHTELSKIQTGIAQVFLKEVKEREKLQQWKKQNLDPRNASRTPSASREPLPRLRYSSPLGASPSRQLTTDLSQPQTDCYSDLASHHHIPSYNVMHAAPRPGYGLRSATLPAALPHHHHCNGDFTFSGMGDKTHSTDFSSGKSDISAGSITDVDRSAVTTDGVTAVSAAALGAARGGLGPRGGSGGVRRSLPNMATSHLLHEPAKLYPYHLLLISNYRLPPDTDRLNLERHLSDAEFEAILQVSRPEFYRLPQWRRNELKRRARLF; this comes from the exons gcaAAGTGGTGTGCGGCGCGTGCGGTGGTAAGTGCAGCGGCGAGGTGCTCCGCGTGTCCGACAAGTACTTCCACACCGCGTGCTTCACCTGCCGCACCTGCTCCGCCTCGCTCGCCCGCGGCGGCTTCTTCTGCAAGGACTCGCACTATTACTGTCCCCAG GACTACCAGCGCGCGTTCGGCACGCGGTGCGCGGCGTGCAACCAGTACGTGGAGGGGGAGGTGGTGTCCGCGCTCGGGAACACCTACCATCAGAAATGCTTCACCTGCGCGAGGTGCAA ACTCGCATTCCCGTCAGGCGAGAAGGTGACGTACACAGGCGCGGAGGTGGTGTGCTCCAGCTGCGTGGCGCCGGCGGCGCAGCGTCAGACCGCGCGCACGCGCTCGCCGCTGAGCTCGGCCACGCCCGACCCGCGTCCGTCCAGCGGCGACACGCGCGACGACCACGATCAAAACG aaTGTGCGGGCTGCGGTCAGGAGCTATCAGAAGGTCAGGCGCTGGTCGCCTTAGACAG acaatgGCACACTTGGTGCTTTTTGTGTGGCGAGTGCGGTTGTGTGCTGCAAGGCGAGTACATGGGGCGCGGCGGCGTGCCCTACTGCGAACGCGACTACCAGCGGCTGCACGGCGTGCGCTGCGCCTACTGCCAGCGATACATATCTGGCAAGGTGCTACAG GCGGGCGAGAACCACCACTTCCACCCGACGTGCGCGCGCTGCAGCAAGTGCGGGGACCCCTTCGGCGACGGCGAGGAGATGTTCTTGCAGG GCGCGGCCATCTGGCACCCGCGCTGCGGCCCCGCGCCGCACGACCCGCGCGCGGCCGACCGCGCCTCCTCCGAGATGCAG TTCTCTCTGCGCTCGCGCACGCCGAGCGTCAACGGCTCCTACTGCAGCCCCTACAGTAGCCTCACCCGCAAG TACGGGTACGGACGCGCGGTGTCGCCGGGGCTGACGCTGCGCGAGTACCGCGAGGGCGCCGCGTGTTCGCCGCACCGCATCACCACGTACTCGTATCTCACGGGCGAGCCGCACTACCTGCGTCGTCCGCTGCAGCCCTACGACCGCCCGCCCACCTCGCCGCACTTCCACCGTCCGCACACGCAG CAGAACTCGCGGGCGTCGTCGCGCGCGGGCGCCAGCAGCAAGGCGTCGTCGCGGCCCGGCATGCGGGCGCTCGTGGACTCCATGCGCTCAGAGACTCCGCGGCCCAAGTCTCCGCACATGAACAATGAG GAGCCTATCGAGTTATCTCACTACCCGGCCGCATACAAGCCTCCGCCGGGCACGCAGCCCAAGATAGAGAGAGACGATTTCCCCGCCCCGCCCTACCCTTATACAGACCCTG AGCGTCGCCGCCGCTGGTCGGACACGTACAAGGGCGTGGAGTCGGACTCAGACGAGGCGCCCCCCAACGGCGCCCCCAACGGCGCCCCCAACGGGCACCTCAACGGCCACGCGCCCGCCGACCCGCAGCTCAGGAAGGAGCACACCGAGCTCAGCAAGATACAGACCGGAATTGCACAG GTATTTCTGAAAGAAGTGAAGGAGAGAGAGAAGCTGCAGCAGTGGAAGAAGCAGAACCTGGACCCGAGGAACGCGAGCAG GACGCCGTCGGCGTCGCGCGAGCCGCTGCCGCGCCTGCGCTACTCCTCGCCGCTGGGCGCGTCGCCCTCGCGCCAGCTCACCACCGACCTCTCGCAGCCGCAGACCGACTGCTACTCCGACCTCGCCAGCCACCACCACATACCCTCATACAATG TAATGCACGCTGCCCCGCGGCCCGGCTACGGCCTGCGCTCGGCCACGTTGCCCGCCGCGCTGCCCCACCATCACCACTGCAAC GGCGACTTCACATTCAGCGGCATGGGCGACAAGACGCATAGCACAGACTTCAGCAGCGGCAAGTCAGACA TTTCTGCCGGCTCCATAACAGACGTGGATAGAAGTGCTGTG ACGACGGACGGCGTGACGGCGGTGAGCGCGGCGGCGCTgggcgcggcgcgcggcgggCTGGGGCCGCGCGGGGGCTCAG GCGGCGTGCGGCGCTCGCTGCCCAACATGGCGACGAGCCACCTCCTGCACGAGCCCGCCAAGCTCTACCCCTACCACCTGCTGCTCATCTCCAACTACCGCTTGCCGCCCGACACCGACCGCCTCAACCTGGAG CGGCACCTGTCGGACGCGGAGTTCGAGGCGATCCTGCAAGTGAGCCGGCCGGAGTTCTACCGCCTGCCGCAGTGGCGCCGCAACGAGCTCAAGCGCCGCGCGCGCCTCTTCTAG